From the genome of Triticum aestivum cultivar Chinese Spring chromosome 3B, IWGSC CS RefSeq v2.1, whole genome shotgun sequence, one region includes:
- the LOC123072803 gene encoding extensin-like has protein sequence MGAMEGAGGRLLLRVLIVCAGALIAGGEGGGDTSAVVVVGMAQCAGCGRKSLGAEAAFRGLKVAITCKNESKAVASLDGTGAFAVPLPPGAGASECLAQLQSAASGEPCPGQEPSRIVPMPSEGAGDGEGTFVAVAGKATRGRTSAAAPECAAANICFPCHAFGRKPFFAHRRMKPMPVYAPPVYGTPVPACLCTPTPAPGCQCPYPTPVYGTPVPEYFPPPAPECGTPDCPPESPEYGTPTPVYAPPVYATPKPVYAPPVYATPTPVYAPPVYATPTPVYAPPVYATPTPVYAPPVYATPTPVYAPPTAPVYGTPTPVYAPPVYGTPSPVYAPPTAPVYGTPTPDCPPDQAPLYAPPTAPVYGTPAPRCLCTPTPEPGCQCPSPTPVYGTPSASCLCTPTPEPGCQCPTPTTTPVYVAPPTPQLPPPTPVYGTPSPVYAPPTAPVYGTPAPRCLCTPTPAPGCQCPAPTPTPVYGTPTPTTYPPAAPVYPRPAPEYGAPPAPECPPEYGTPIYTPPGHH, from the coding sequence ATGGGCGCCATGGAAGGAGCTGGAGGGAGGCTGCTGCTCCGCGTTCTCATCGTCTGCGCTGGGGCACTGAtagcgggcggcgagggcggcggggacaCGTCGGCCGTCGTCGTCGTCGGCATGGCCCAGTGCGCCGGCTGCGGGAGGAAGAGCTTGGGCGCCGAGGCGGCCTTCAGGGGCCTCAAGGTCGCCATCACGTGCAAGAACGAGAGCAAGGCCGTCGCCAGCCTCGACGGCACGGGCGCCTTCGCCGTGCCGCTCCCGCCCGGCGCCGGCGCCTCCGAGTGCCTCGCGCAGCTCCAGAGCGCGGCGAGCGGCGAGCCATGCCCCGGGCAGGAGCCGTCGAGGATCGTGCCGATGCCGTCCGAGGGCGCGGGTGACGGCGAGGGCACCTTCGTGGCCGTCGCCGGCAAGGCGACGCGAGGTCGGACTTCGGCCGCGGCGCCCGAGTGCGCGGCGGCCAACATCTGCTTCCCGTGCCACGCGTTCGGCAGGAAGCCCTTCTTCGCGCACCGGCGCATGAAGCCCATGCCGGTGTACGCTCCGCCCGTGTAcgggacgccggtgccggcgtgccTGTGCACCCCTACCCCGGCCCCCGGGTGCCAGTGCCCTTATCCCACGCCGGTTTACGGGACGCCCGTGCCGGAATACTTCCCGCCTCCGGCCCCGGAGTGCGGAACGCCGGATTGCCCTCCGGAGTCGCCGGAGTACGGGACGCCCACGCCGGTGTACGCCCCGCCAGTGTACGCGACGCCGAAACCGGTGTACGCCCCGCCCGTGTACGCGACGCCCACGCCGGTGTACGCCCCGCCCGTGTACGCGACGCCCACGCCGGTGTACGCCCCGCCAGTGTACGCGACGCCCACGCCGGTGTACGCTCCGCCAGTGTACGCGACGCCCACGCCGGTGTACGCTCCGCCCACGGCGCCCGTGTACGGGACGCCGACGCCGGTGTATGCTCCGCCCGTGTACGGGACGCCGTCGCCCGTATACGCTCCGCCCACGGCGCCCGTGTATGGGACGCCGACGCCGGACTGCCCTCCCGATCAGGCGCCGCTGTACGCTCCACCCACGGCGCCCGTGTACGGGACTCCGGCGCCGAGATGCCTGTGCACCCCTACTCCGGAGCCGGGATGCCAATGCCCTTCCCCGACGCCGGTGTACGGGACTCCATCGGCGAGCTGCCTGTGCACCCCGACCCCGGAGCCCGGATGCCAGTGCCCGACTCCAACCACCACGCCGGTCTACGTGGCGCCGCCGACGCCGCAGCTCCCTCCTCCCACGCCGGTGTACGGGACTCCATCGCCGGTATACGCTCCACCGACGGCGCCGGTGTACGGGACGCCGGCACCAAGATGCCTCTgcaccccgaccccggcgccgggaTGCCAGTGCCCTGCTCCCACCCCCACGCCGGTCTACGGAACGCCCACACCGACGACGTACCCTCCTGCCGCTCCGGTGTACCCACGGCCGGCGCCGGAATACGGAGCGCCGCCGGCGCCAGAGTGCCCGCCGGAGTACGGCACGCCCATCTACACTCCCCCGGGCCACCACTAG